Sequence from the Chrysiogenia bacterium genome:
ATGCTCGATCAAACCATCAAAGATGTCTTCCACACCAATGCGTTCCACGTGATTCCCGACAACGACATCGACCACGGCATGTATCCCGAATTCACGCCCGGCAACATTCTGGTGAGCGAGCGGCAGACGAACTTCGTGTTCATCATTGACCGCGCCACCGGCGACATCGTCTGGAACCTCGATCACGACACGATCGGGAACATCGGCCAGCACATGATCCGCATGATCCCCAAGGGCCTTCCCGGCGCGGGCAACCTGCTTCTTTTTGACAACGGCTGCTGCGCGGGCCTGCCGGTGGCGTCACGAGGTACCTCACGCGTGCTGGAGATCGAGCCCGTCTCACAGGCCATCGTCTGGTCCTACGATCCGGGTGGTGAGTTTTACAGTGAGTATCGCAGCGGCGCCCAGCGCCTGCCCAACGGCAACACGCTCATCAGCGCCTCGCAGGATCAACGGATCTTCGAAGTGACGAGTGCGGGCGAAGTGGTGTGGGACTACCAGCAGACCGCCGCCAACGGGCACTACCGCGCCTACCGCGTGGATAGCGGCTGGCTCAGCGGCGGCGATACCGGACCGGTCACGCCCTTTCCCTGGTAAGACTCAGAGAAGACAGATCAAAGCGGTGGCGGCGGCCCAGGAATCGTGGAGCTGTGGTGGTTGAGGATCTCCCAGCCGTGCGGCGCCTTGGGATTGGGACGCAGCGTAATGGTAAAGCGCGCGGGAATTGTGCGCAGCTCGCCCTTGCTGTCGTTGTGCGTGAAGGTATAGACACCGCTCGTGCAGTAGCTCTCGACCACCTTGCGGATCTCGAGCTGGTTGAGCTCGGCCTTCAGGTTGGGAAGCGCCGTGAAGAACTTGAAGTAGTCGAGGATTCCCTCACGGGTGGTACGCAGGGTCTCCGAAAACGTCGGCCAGAGCATCCCGTCCTCGGCATACAGGGCCGTGGGGCGCTCCGGGTCGTTGTGCGAGATCTCATCCATCCAGAAGAGGATGAAGTCTTCGACTTCCTGTTTCGTATTGGCGGATACTTCGTACAATTTGTTTGCCTGGGCGCCCATGCGTCTTCCTCCTGAGCAGCGGCAATAACCTGCCCCAAGCAGGGCGCCGGGCGCAAGTGATTTCGTACGCGAAGGTGTATTTTTCGTGGCAGCGCATTACGCTTCGCACTTTTGAGCGCGGATGCGAAAAACTCAACGCGCCTTGAGTTTCTCCTCGATTCGCGGCCAGAGGGCGGCATCCACCGACCAGCGACCGGCCCCGGTAAGCAGCAATGTGAGGGCCGGCACCAGGTAGAGCAGCGCGAACTCTTTCTTGGCCCAGGGGTCGCCCCCATGCACCACGAGCACTGCCACCAGCATGGTAAATGCCAGCGGGATCGCCGCCAGCCGCGTGGCCGCGCCCAGCATGAGGAGCGCCGAGCAGCCCACCTCCGCCCCGATGGCCATTGCCAGCGCCAGCGAGGGGCTCATCCCGAACAGGCCGGGAAACTTCGGCACGACCTCGGAAAAATTCGCCAGCTTCCCCCAGCCGTGTCCGAACAGCATCATCGAGCCGATGCAAAGACGCAGCAGCAGCAGCCCGCCGTCGCGGGCCTTGTCCCTGAGTTCCTGTGAATACAACCAGTCCATGGGCAGGCGCCCCCCTCTCTCGTTTTGCTCACGTGTGTGCAATGTGAAGCACCGCTTCGCCGCGATGGACGAGCGGGTTGGTAGTCATTCCGATGATTCGTCCCGCACGACGCGCACGCATCACGGCCCGGCCCTCGCCGAACGCATCACGGATGCGACCGAGCGGCTGCCCCTCTTCGACCGGATCGCCCAGCCCCACCGTGAGACCGAGGATCCCGCTCGTGGAGGCGCGCGCCCAGTGGCTGCTGCGCGCGCGAAGCAGCGGGCCCTCCGGAGAAGGCACGTCGACACTGGTCATCTCCAGCGCGTGCAGCACGCGCAGCACACCGGCGACGCCCGCTTCGATGGCCTCCTCGTTGAAGCGCTGGGCTTCCCCCGCTTCATAGAGCAGTGTCGGAATTCCCTTGCGCGAGGCCGCCTGACGCAGCGACCCGTCGCGCTCGCCCGCGTGGAGCGTCACAATCGCGCCGAATGCCTCGGCCAGGCGGGAGGTTTCCTCATCATCGAGATTTGCGCGCACCTGCGGAAGATTGGTCCGGTTGTTTGAAGCGGTATGCAGATCGATGCCGAACTGCGAACGGCTGACCACCTCGCGCATGAACAGCGCCGCCAGGCGCGAGCCCAGCGACCCGCGCGGTGAGCCCGGGAACATGCGGTTGAGATCCCGGCGATCGGGCAGGTAGCGCGTCTGCTCAATGAAACCAAAGACGTTGACGATGGGCGTCGCGAGAATCGTGCCGTTAATGGTCTTGGAGCTCACCTCTTCGAGCACGCGCCGGATGATCTCGACCCCGTTGAGTTCATCCCCATGAATCGCGGCGCTCAGCCAGCAGACGGGCCCCTCCGCGCTCCCGTGCACAACGGTGATCGGCAGCGAAAGCGGCGTCCCTGTCGGCAGACGCGCCACCGGCAGCTCGATGCGCTGGCGTTTTCCCGCACGCACCTGCGTACCCGCAATGGTGAACGGTTCACGCGGTTTTTTGGGCGGTGGAGACATCGGGATTGATCTTACCCGCACATTCGCATGCGATGCACGAACAAAGTGAGTGCGCTAGCGCTCAAACGGTCCTCTGAGCCGGTCGCACTCCATGCTGAAGACGCCGACCAGCCAGCCGTCCTCATCGGTCTCGGGACGAACCCGCAAGGTCCCGTAAGCGGTGACCCGCATGTCCTTGTAGAGCGTCGCGCGGCGCTCCTCGCCCATGTCGGCGATCACCCACTCATCGACGTCGGGTTTGACGCCCCAGCAGCAGGCCGCGCGGCTGGGCACCATTGCGAAGCGGCGCACCCCCTCCATCGAGGCATCGAGCGGAATCATGAAGCCCTCAACGGCGACTTTTTTGCCGTCAAAGGCGAGCAGTTCGTCGGGAACTTTGAGTTCATAGGACTGGGGCGCGTCGCTCTGTTGCATCTCGAAGACGCCCGCGCGCTGGGGCTTCTCCCACTCGAAGCCGGCGAGGTAGGGGATCGGCACGCTGAGATAGCCGTTCTTGTCGGGCGCGCCCGGCGCGCTGATGCTCGCCAGGTCGGGCGTGCGAAAATCCGCGGGGACTTCCTCGCCGGGGCCGGGCCTGGGCGGCGCGTCGGCGGCGGGCTGAAGAAAAGCGCTCCCTCGCGGGATGGGGGCTGCCGGCGCTTCCATGAGGCGGCGTTCCTCGGCCATCTGCGCCTGGACGATCCACGTGACCAGTGCCGCACCCACCGCGCCCATGAGCGCGGGCTTGAGCCACCAGCCTTTTTTGGGAGTCTGTGTCATGACACTCAGGACACCGGCGTGAGGTTGCTCGCCACGTCCGTGCGATAGGCCTCATAGCCCGGCAGGAGACCGGCGAGCACGCCGAGCCCGGTGAAGCCCACCGGCACGAAGGCCAGCGCCGGGTGATAGCGGAAGATTTCGAGCACGACGCCGATCTGCTCGTGCATCAGGTTGCCCGCCAGCGTCACGATCACGAAGTAGACTCCGTAGCCCAGCACGCTGCCGAGCGCGGCGATGACGGTCGATTCGAGCACCAGCACCGAGAAGACCGTGCGCCGACGCGCCCCCAGCGCACGCAAAATGGCGAAGTCCCGCCGTCGCTGGGTGAGCGAGCCGTAGAGGCTGGCAAGCACCGACGCGATGGCCACCAGCACGACCAGATAGGCGATGGCCTGCAACACCAGATGCGCCCAGCCGATTTTCTCGAAGAGATCGCTCATCACCGCGCCGATGGGCCAGGCCAGCGTCGCGGTCTTGCCCTGCAGGTTGATGGCCTGATCGAGCGCAAATCCGTATGAGGCCGAAGTGAATTTGATCAGCACGGAGCTCACTTCCTTGTGTTCCTCGGGGATGGGCTGCGTGGGATCTGGGACAAAGGTTTCACCGCTGCCGCGCAGCACGTGGCCGGTCATGCGGTAGACGCCCTCGATGGGAATCCAGATCACCCGATCGACCGGCGTGCCGGTGGCCTTGAAGATCCCGACCACCACATAGTCCTCGGCGTGGCGCTGGGCTTCGTCGAAGTGCAGGCCGTGGTAGGGCTCGAACTCCATGCCGATCTTGAGCCCGGTGCGCCGGGCGACCGTCTCGCCGATGACGGCCTCGCGTCGGCCCGGATCGAAGGGGCGCCCGCCCGGAAGCAGCTCCAGTGTCTTGCCCTCGGCCGGCTCGAACTTCGTAAAGATCTCATCAGTGGTGCCGACAATGCGGTGCCCCTGGTAGTTGTCGCCGACGGCGTAGGGAATCGCCAGCTCCACGCGCGGATCGTCCTTGATGCGCTGGTAGATGCTCCAAGGAATGTTCCCCGCGGAAGTTTCGAGGTGAAAGACAGAATTGAGCACGAGCTGCAACTTCGAGCCGCGCGCGCCCAGCACCGCATCGAATGTCCCGGCACCAGAGGTGAAGGCGCGAAGCGCCTGCGCCTGAATCGAGAACACGGCCATGACGAGCCCGGCCGCCAGCGCAATCGAAGCGATGGCCACGCCGCTGGAGACCTTGTGGCGGCGCAGGCTGCGCCCGACCAGAAAGCCGACGCCCACTCTCACGCCACGCCCTCCAGATCGCTCACCGCGCGGTTGAGGCGCATGAGGTCCTCGCTACGCTCGAACTGCGCGGAGATGCGCTCGTCATGGGTTACCAGAAGCAGCGCCGCACCCTGCTCCCTACAGAGTTCGCGAATGAGCGCGAGCGATTCGCCCGCGTGATGGGGATCGAGATTGCCGGTGGGTTCATCGGCCAGGACGAGTTGTGGCGCCCCACAAAGTGCGCGCGCAAGCGCAACGCGCTGCTGCTGTCCGATGGAGAGCTGATTGGGAAAATAACCCGTGCGCCCGGCAAGCCCGACCCGGTCGAGCAGCTCGCGGGCGCGCGCTTCATCACTGCCCGCCCCGAACGCCATACCCAGCATCACGTTCTCAACCGCGGTGAGCCCCTGCAGCAGATTGAAACTCTGAAAGACGTAACCGATGTGCTCGGCGCGATAGCGATCACGCGCGCTCTCGCCGAGCGCGGCGATGTCCGTGCCGGCAACGAGGATCTCGCCCTCGTCGGCCTGCACGATGCCCGAGATCAGATGCAGGAAGGTCGTCTTGCCGCAGCCGCTCGTGCCGCGCAGGGCCACCTGCTCGCCCGCGGCCAATTCGAATTTGCGCACATCGAGCACGCACTGCGAGTCCCCGGCGGGGTCGACGTAGCTCTTCTTGAGCTCCGCGATCTTGAGCGCCTGCACTGCCATTGTCGTTTTAGAGGCACTCCGAGAAGCGAACGGGGGTGCCGAGCGCGCTGCCCAGAAGCTCGTCGTCGCGCATGACCACGTTGCCGCGAATGATCGTCGCGGTCGGCCAGCCGGTCACTTCCATGCCGTCGAAGGGAGTCCAGCCGCAGCGGCTCTCCATCCAGCCGTCGGTGATCGTGCCGCGCGCCTTGAGGTCCACCAACGTGAAGTCGGCGTCGAATCCCACGGCGGTGCGGCCCTTTCCGGCGATGTTGTAGATGCGCGCGGGCCCGGCGCTGGTCAGATCCACGAAACGCCGCAGCGTGAGCCGCCCCGCGTTGACGTGATTGAGCATGATGGGCACGAGCGTCTGCACGCCGGGCATGCCCGCCGGGCTCTTGGGGTAATCCTTGTTCTTTTCTTCGAGCAGGTGCGGCGCGTGGTCGGAGCCGATCACGTCCACGATGCCCAGGCGAATCGCCTCCCACAGGGCGGCCTGGTGTTCGGCGCCGCGAATGGGCGGAT
This genomic interval carries:
- a CDS encoding DUF4440 domain-containing protein is translated as MGAQANKLYEVSANTKQEVEDFILFWMDEISHNDPERPTALYAEDGMLWPTFSETLRTTREGILDYFKFFTALPNLKAELNQLEIRKVVESYCTSGVYTFTHNDSKGELRTIPARFTITLRPNPKAPHGWEILNHHSSTIPGPPPPL
- a CDS encoding ABC transporter permease, which gives rise to MGVGFLVGRSLRRHKVSSGVAIASIALAAGLVMAVFSIQAQALRAFTSGAGTFDAVLGARGSKLQLVLNSVFHLETSAGNIPWSIYQRIKDDPRVELAIPYAVGDNYQGHRIVGTTDEIFTKFEPAEGKTLELLPGGRPFDPGRREAVIGETVARRTGLKIGMEFEPYHGLHFDEAQRHAEDYVVVGIFKATGTPVDRVIWIPIEGVYRMTGHVLRGSGETFVPDPTQPIPEEHKEVSSVLIKFTSASYGFALDQAINLQGKTATLAWPIGAVMSDLFEKIGWAHLVLQAIAYLVVLVAIASVLASLYGSLTQRRRDFAILRALGARRRTVFSVLVLESTVIAALGSVLGYGVYFVIVTLAGNLMHEQIGVVLEIFRYHPALAFVPVGFTGLGVLAGLLPGYEAYRTDVASNLTPVS
- a CDS encoding DoxX family protein, with protein sequence MDWLYSQELRDKARDGGLLLLRLCIGSMMLFGHGWGKLANFSEVVPKFPGLFGMSPSLALAMAIGAEVGCSALLMLGAATRLAAIPLAFTMLVAVLVVHGGDPWAKKEFALLYLVPALTLLLTGAGRWSVDAALWPRIEEKLKAR
- a CDS encoding succinylglutamate desuccinylase/aspartoacylase family protein, with amino-acid sequence MSPPPKKPREPFTIAGTQVRAGKRQRIELPVARLPTGTPLSLPITVVHGSAEGPVCWLSAAIHGDELNGVEIIRRVLEEVSSKTINGTILATPIVNVFGFIEQTRYLPDRRDLNRMFPGSPRGSLGSRLAALFMREVVSRSQFGIDLHTASNNRTNLPQVRANLDDEETSRLAEAFGAIVTLHAGERDGSLRQAASRKGIPTLLYEAGEAQRFNEEAIEAGVAGVLRVLHALEMTSVDVPSPEGPLLRARSSHWARASTSGILGLTVGLGDPVEEGQPLGRIRDAFGEGRAVMRARRAGRIIGMTTNPLVHRGEAVLHIAHT
- a CDS encoding DUF3299 domain-containing protein gives rise to the protein MTQTPKKGWWLKPALMGAVGAALVTWIVQAQMAEERRLMEAPAAPIPRGSAFLQPAADAPPRPGPGEEVPADFRTPDLASISAPGAPDKNGYLSVPIPYLAGFEWEKPQRAGVFEMQQSDAPQSYELKVPDELLAFDGKKVAVEGFMIPLDASMEGVRRFAMVPSRAACCWGVKPDVDEWVIADMGEERRATLYKDMRVTAYGTLRVRPETDEDGWLVGVFSMECDRLRGPFER
- a CDS encoding ABC transporter ATP-binding protein, whose product is MAVQALKIAELKKSYVDPAGDSQCVLDVRKFELAAGEQVALRGTSGCGKTTFLHLISGIVQADEGEILVAGTDIAALGESARDRYRAEHIGYVFQSFNLLQGLTAVENVMLGMAFGAGSDEARARELLDRVGLAGRTGYFPNQLSIGQQQRVALARALCGAPQLVLADEPTGNLDPHHAGESLALIRELCREQGAALLLVTHDERISAQFERSEDLMRLNRAVSDLEGVA